The segment GCCCGGTCATTGATGCAGCATTTAGATCCAACATAATCCGTGTATTTCCTCCGGGAGAGAGAAGACCACTATTTGGATGAACATAGGACATTGGAACTTCTCCACCTACACCACTATTCCGGACATAATAATAGATCATTTTTGAAAGGTCAACAGCTTCTCCTGTTTCAGGAACAGTCAGGCTGAAGCTCAAAGAGACAAGTCCGTTAGTGCCTGAATATGATCCTCTGATGAGTCCGTCTGTGATCACAGTAGAGGTGCTCTGTTTGACTCCTGCATATGTCACTTCCTGAAACCGCTGGGTAGCAAAAAAACCGGTGCTCATCATCACATATGCAAAGACAGCAGCTACTACAACAAATGCAATCAGGATTACCGCTGCTTCAAGTCCAGAAAACCCCGGATCTTTTCTCATATTGAGTGCAGATGTTTAATCATACCGGTAAATAGTATTATCCAATCTGACAGGGACAATCATTTCAGTTCAGGGAATGCTCCTGTAAAAAAAAGATGCTCATCATCCTGGACATAAGGAAGTTTCTCACATTCAGGTATTTTTTTACTCCAGTGAAAGTTCAGAAATTTATATACCCTGATGAGTGTATCATCATTAATCTGATTCCCGGGGTTGAAGATTTTCAAGGAACATATTCATCCCGGGCGTGAGGTGTAACATGGGACAGACAGAGCAATCAAATAATACAATGATAATTGCAGAAATTACTGCAAATCCTGCCCCGCTTGGACTGCTCGGATTTGGAATGACAACAGTCCTTCTCAACCTGCATAATGCCGGATATTTTACTCTGGGATCTATGATTCTTGCGATGGGGCTTGCATATGGAGGAGCCGCACAGATCATCGCAGGAATCATGGAATGGAAAAAGAATAACACGTTTGGCACGACAGCGTTTACTTCATACGGATTATTCTGGATCTCTTTGGTAGTTCTATTAATTCTGCCAAAGATGGGATTAGCTGATGGAACTGGAGGCAGTACTGCCATGGCAGCATACCTAGCGATGTGGGGTATTTTTACTGCGTTTATGTTTGTTGGAACTCTTCGGGCTAACAGGGCCCTTCAGTTTATCTTCGCATCACTGACTATACTGTTCTTCCTGCTTGCTATCGGAGATATCACAGGAATTGAAACAATTACCCGTATCGCAGGATATGAGGGAATCATCTGTGGGTTCTCTGCGATATATGCAGGACTTGCACAGGTCATTAATGAAGCACATAACCGGACAATTCTTCCTATCTGGCCGGTTTAACCTCTCTTTTTTAAAAAATTATCGACAGGGTCATAACAGAAAAAATGTTACGCGATGAACTTCTCAAGCAGACAGAGAGCCTCTAGATCCCGTTTCCCACCACATCGTTTTACGAGACTAACATGATGATCAATCATCTGTTTCAAAACTGGATCCCGGGTCAGGATATATCGTGTTCCATGTACGGCAGCTTCAATTATACTATTTCTGCCCCTGTTGATTGGAACAAGATCTGACTGGGCAAGTTTTGTTTCTATTGGTTCAAGACTGATCAATAGTTTCTGTTCTGTCTTCTGATCGATTGTTGCCCGGTATACGACCCAGGATAATGAAGATGAGATCCTGTACACCGGTCTGCCTGCAACATTCATTTCGATGAACTCTTCGGGACTTAGATCTGAAAAAGCAGCCCTGACAAAAAATACCGGATCATGCATGATATTTGCAACAACCAGACCTGATTCTTCAATCAGTGATGCCGTATGACTTGTCCTGAATACAGCCATCATGATCCGGTTATCCCGGCAGATTACCCCAATTGGTGCTGCATGCAGTCCGACTGTTGCAATGATCTCGTTTATTCCTTCCTGCATCGGCCAGAAAGGTGATGAATTCACAGATCCCACTCCCATCCTTCAATAAGTGCTACAAAGAGACCTGCGATCATGATATCTGCAAGAGAACCCGGATTTATACTCTCCCTGATACAGTACTCATCAAAATCGCTATGAGATATCTGACCGGCAAGAACCTGAATTGCCTGATCGCGAACCTGGCAGGATCTATCATATCCAAACTTTTTGGCAATGAATGTATCAGGTTCTTCAGCAAGAAGCCAGAGAAATACTGATGAAACTGCTTCTCTTCCCCGCCCATCCTCTTTCAGAAGGTCAGCAGTTTTGCGGGTAAGAGCAAAGCCCCCGGTCCATTCCCGGGCCACCATATCCTGAGGAGCGGAATGGGCCATCACATCAAACAGCGTCATCCCACGTTCTCTGAGTTTTTCTGCGACTGAGGGATCATGTATGTCAAGTTCATCAGAGTCATGAACCCTGACTGCTGTGTGGGCAAAGGCATCATAAAAGAGAATTGCATCTTCAATTGAAGTTTCCTTAATGCATTCACATGCCCCCTCAATCCCTTTGCCTATTATTAACGGTATAAGGAGAATGAATGCACCAAAATGGGTATTTCCTCCCCGGTGACGCCCGGTAAGAAGAGTAGCCTGCCGAATCAGTTCACCTATCGTTCCATCTCTCTTTTCTGCTCTTTCAAATGCTGTCCGACAAAATAGAGAAGAAAAAAGAAAATGCTCAAGCCAGGTATCAGGATAATCGTGACCCCTGTCAACATTTCCCGGTTTTGTCATGGCACAGACCTCAAGCATCATTGCCATCTGTGCCTTTTCAGTCAGGGTGAGAGGTGGGATGCCCATACAACCTCAGGAGAAGATCTTGTTCATAATCTTTCTAGCAAGGTCACGTTTTTGCTGCATATAGATTGAACGCTTGATTCCTGACTGTTTTAAAGTGCTATCCCTGAACATACAGGGGGTCGTATCTTTGCAGCAGTATGCAAGGCTGCCAAAACAAGTACTGGTTCCAGCTTCCAGAATTGTATCTTTCACTCCTTCCATCTTCATTGCAACAAATTCCTGTGGAGAGATCTTTAGTTTCTCGAGTGCAGGAAGTAGTGGACAGGGTTTGACCGGCATACAGCAGAAGGCAAGAGATCTGATATCTCCTCCACGACAGAGTTGCTTTGGAGAATTATACCATCCATGCTCACGGGTAAACTGTGCCAGAGCCTGACTAATTCCGGAAAGGGTCTTTTCGTCAGACCTGCGGGCAAGAGATACCATGTCTGCACCATGAGCAAAGTAGTCTTTTGCCTTTTCAAAGTCAGTTACACCGTTATTAGCAATCAGAAAAACCGGACAAACATTTCTGATCTCACGAATCTTTGCCGGTCCAAAATCCATCAGATCTACATGGATAATATCTGCTCCAGCCTTCCAGAGAAGTTTTGCAAGTTCTGCATCGTTTGGTGCAACCCCGGCACGAATCTTCACAGATACCGTAACTCCGGTAATCTTTAATGCCTGGACATAGGAGAGCAACTTTTGAGGATGAGTAAGCAGGAATTCACCACATCCTGCATCAATCATGGCCTGTTGTCTGCAATGTGCATCTATCTCATAGAGTGCACGATCTCCGATATTTTTGGAAAGAGTTACCAGAGAATCTACCTCTGAAGCACGGATATTTATTCCTGGTATTACTCCGGCTGCTGCTACGAGTTCGATCTGCGCTGATATTTCTGCAATTGGATCTCTTGGAAGAAACTCTTCCCGTCCCTGATGGGAGAGTTCCCTGGCAGCTGATATTGTTGCTTCATCTATTGCATACCCGCCAATGAATCCAATTCCGACATGTGCTGCTCTGTCCCTGATATAAGCACCATCGGTTACCCCTGCCATGGATGCAATTGCGACAGGAATGGAAACCTGCCTTTCGCCTATCCAGAGGTCATATATATTATCCATTCAATTCCTCGATTCTTTGCCTTTATCCATCAACTTTTAAACAGTTAAAGTTGGCCTGAACATTGAGTTACATCAGACATCATGAACCTGATCGAAATGAACTGTTAGTGCCTTTATGTACTTACCTTCGAATAGCTCATACACATTTGATAACTATTTTATTGATTGCAGTGTTACCTTAGCGTAATGGGAAAGGTAGGCATTCTTCTAGTAGGTCATGGAAGCAGAAAGGAATATAATAAGAACCTTTTAACAAAAACTGCTTCTCTGATTGCCGAACGTCATCCAAATTACATTGTGAAATGTGGATTTATGGAGTTTAACGAACCATCAATTCCTGATTCACTTGAACTGTTTAGGAGTGAAGATATCGACTCTATTGCAGTCGTCCCACTTTTCCTTGCACGGGGTGTTCACATCGATGAGGATATCCCGGAGATTCTGAAGCTGAAAGACGGAGAGAAGAAGGGAACATTCAAACTGCAATCTCGTGAAATTCCTCTTGTATACGCTGACCCAATTGGTCCAAACCCACTTCTCGCTGATCTGATGGCAGAGAATGCCAGTCAGGCACTTTCTATTCTCTAAACTTTTTTATGAATATTTTAATCCTTGACACCATTCATGGCGGGATTATACTAGGTGATGCCCTGCGTGATATGGGTCATGATGTGGATCTTGTTGATGTATACAGAGGGGATCTTACATGTCAGGGAAGTATTTCCGGTGAAACTGCGTTATCAAAAACCTATGATCTGTTGATTCACCCGGTCCATCTGGATCCCGCTCACCCAATTTTGAGATCAACCCCCTGTCCATCTATCACTCACCATGAAGCGGTCAGATGGATTATCAGATCAAAACCCAGGAGAAATTTTTCACAATCCCATGACTGGATTGAAGTTTCAGGGGCAAGAGGAAAAACAACAACTGCGACAGCCCTTGCATCCATTATGCAGGGAAATGGAATCCTTCATTCATCAAGGGGAACCTATCGGTACCCGAGTGAGGAATATATCACCAGGATGAGTATAACTCCTGCTTCTCTCATTCCGGTCTCCGATCTTTTAATAGAAAATGACTGGTGCATTGCTGAAATTTCACTTGGGTTTACCGGGATTAGTGGTTTGGCAATTCTGACATCAGATGAAGATTACCAGGTCGCTGCAGGAAAACTGAGTGCTCGAACACTCAAGCATCTGAGTGCACTTTCATGCAAAAAAGTCCTGGTGGCACCGGACGTATCCTTTGTTCATGATTCAGTAATCAATGCTGGCGATCTCACCAGGGTTTGTGGAACAACATGTATGTACTCCTTTAACGGGATCGAAGGGTCGTATGAAAATCTCCTCTTAACCCTGGAAGGATACCGGGTCCCACTGCAGCTGGCAACAGCAGCTGCGCTCATTTTGGGGTACAATCCGGATAAACTTGAAAATTTTGCATCACTCCCCGGCCGGATGAAGATCGAAAAAAGTGATGGGAGAATGATCATAGATAATGCCAGCACCGGGGCATGCCTGAAGACTACCTGTGATGCTATATCCCTGCTCAGAAATTCACACGATGAAAATTTTCAATACATATTGATCATAGGTCAGGAAGCACGAGCTGTGTGTGAAAATTTTTCTGATGAGGAGATCATCGGTGTGATCACCAAAGAACATCCAGACCAGGTCATCCTTGTAGCTGGCGATGACCGTATGGATACCAGTACAATATCAGATGCATGTAAAAAACAGTCAATCCCAATGACAATATCACATTCAATACCTGAAGGAATACATATTGCAAAACAGATTCCTTCCTGCCCAATCGTTGTATCAGTAAAAACCTGGAGGTAATTTATGAAATATATGCAGCCACGACCGAGTTCAATTGTAGCAGCCTTGTATACAGCCCGGGATCTGGGCGTCACCGTCTCAATTCTTCATGGCCCTTCGGGTTGCTCGTTTAAACATGCACGCCTCCTTGAAGAGGATGGAATGAAAGTCCTGACAACTTCATTATCTGAAAATGAGTTTGTCTTCGGAGGACAGGATCGGCTTATTGAAGTTCTCAAATATGCTGAAAAAGAGTTCAAGCCATCCAGAATGGCGGTGGTGGGAACATGTGTCTCTCTGATAATTGGTGAAGATCTTGAGGCTGCCATAGAGATGGCTGACCTCGCCACTGAGACTATTGCAGTAGACATTCATGCAGGTTTTGCTGAAAATATTGATGGTGTTATTGCCACTCTTGAACCGGCAAACCGGGCAGGATGGATAAGCGATGAAGAACTTTCAAGGCAGAAGGATCTTCTGAAAAAAGCAAATGAGGTAGAACGGCTACGTGGGGCAGCGATGAAGAGTTATATCGAGCCATCACGGGGAGACCTGAAACATGTTGCTGCAATGAGGCTCATGGACCTTGTTCGTGAAGGGAAATCCGGGGTTGCCATAATGAATGCCAAGAAAGAGACGGCATACATGTTTGCAGATATTCTCCTCGGTCTTCATGATGCTGCCCCTGATGCTCATGTCATCTATTCAGCAAATCTCGAGATGAAGGGTCTGCCAAAAGTGCAGCGGGATGCTGAGAGAATATCCACCGAACTCACAAGCAGGGGTCTTTCTTTCACATCACAGGGTGCACTTGACGAGTACGGAGCAACAGGAGATCACCTGGGGTCATGGATACAGAATATCAAACCTGATTTTGCTTTGATTGTGGGAGTTCCTCACGCAATCCCGGCCCATTACCTTGATGGGATCGAATGTTTCTCTGTAACCAACGGCCCACGTCAGGTAGGACCACTCAAAGAACAGGGTCATGCCCATGTAATGGTTGAAGTTGATCTGCATCCCCGGACTCTCGGGGTTACTTCGATTGTGGAAAGTGAATTCGGAGCAGTGCTCCGGAGTCTTGTATGAAGACGTTTCTGATATCAGGTGACAGATCGGGAGCAGGAAAAACCAGTATATCTGTTGCACTGGCGGCACTTCTCTCTAAAAAATACAACGTCCAGTGCTTCAAGGTTGGGATGGACTATATTGATCCATCCTACCTTTCAGCGGTTACCGGAAGACATTGTCTGAACCTGGACTCCTTTGTACTGACGCCTGAAGAAAACAGGGAGATCTTTTCTCATGCCTGCTCAGTGATGAAAACTGATATTGCCCTGATTGAAGGAGTCAGAGGACTATATGAAGGGGCTGAGTCACTATCAGATATCGGATCAACGGCATCAATTGCAAAACTTTTGAATATCCCGGTAATCCTTGTCATTGATGCCCGGAGCATTACGAGAAGTGCAGCAGCATTACTCAAAGGGTTCACAGCATTTGACCCTGAGATAACCATAGCAGGGGTAATTCTCAATAATGTCAGGGGCGAGAGCCACATCAGAAAAGCAACCGAAGCGATTGAGCATTACTGTGAAGTTCCTGTTATCGGGGCAATACCTCGTCTTGATAACCCGCCTTTGAAAATGCGTCATCTTGGACTCGTACCATTTCTGGAAGGATCTCCGGACAGGGAATTTCTCACCCAGATTAACGAAATGATAGAATCTGTCGGAAAGCAGATTAATATCAATGCACTGCTTGAACTTGCTGATGAGCGGGAAAATCCCCCATATA is part of the Methanospirillum lacunae genome and harbors:
- a CDS encoding archaellin/type IV pilin N-terminal domain-containing protein produces the protein MRKDPGFSGLEAAVILIAFVVVAAVFAYVMMSTGFFATQRFQEVTYAGVKQSTSTVITDGLIRGSYSGTNGLVSLSFSLTVPETGEAVDLSKMIYYYVRNSGVGGEVPMSYVHPNSGLLSPGGNTRIMLDLNAASMTGPMAGGSFTLEIKPPAGASTLIQRTLPDAYSGGFIP
- a CDS encoding acetate uptake transporter, whose product is MGQTEQSNNTMIIAEITANPAPLGLLGFGMTTVLLNLHNAGYFTLGSMILAMGLAYGGAAQIIAGIMEWKKNNTFGTTAFTSYGLFWISLVVLLILPKMGLADGTGGSTAMAAYLAMWGIFTAFMFVGTLRANRALQFIFASLTILFFLLAIGDITGIETITRIAGYEGIICGFSAIYAGLAQVINEAHNRTILPIWPV
- a CDS encoding DUF447 domain-containing protein, whose amino-acid sequence is MNSSPFWPMQEGINEIIATVGLHAAPIGVICRDNRIMMAVFRTSHTASLIEESGLVVANIMHDPVFFVRAAFSDLSPEEFIEMNVAGRPVYRISSSLSWVVYRATIDQKTEQKLLISLEPIETKLAQSDLVPINRGRNSIIEAAVHGTRYILTRDPVLKQMIDHHVSLVKRCGGKRDLEALCLLEKFIA
- a CDS encoding triphosphoribosyl-dephospho-CoA synthase; this translates as MGIPPLTLTEKAQMAMMLEVCAMTKPGNVDRGHDYPDTWLEHFLFSSLFCRTAFERAEKRDGTIGELIRQATLLTGRHRGGNTHFGAFILLIPLIIGKGIEGACECIKETSIEDAILFYDAFAHTAVRVHDSDELDIHDPSVAEKLRERGMTLFDVMAHSAPQDMVAREWTGGFALTRKTADLLKEDGRGREAVSSVFLWLLAEEPDTFIAKKFGYDRSCQVRDQAIQVLAGQISHSDFDEYCIRESINPGSLADIMIAGLFVALIEGWEWDL
- a CDS encoding methanogenesis marker 9 domain-containing protein, translated to MDNIYDLWIGERQVSIPVAIASMAGVTDGAYIRDRAAHVGIGFIGGYAIDEATISAARELSHQGREEFLPRDPIAEISAQIELVAAAGVIPGINIRASEVDSLVTLSKNIGDRALYEIDAHCRQQAMIDAGCGEFLLTHPQKLLSYVQALKITGVTVSVKIRAGVAPNDAELAKLLWKAGADIIHVDLMDFGPAKIREIRNVCPVFLIANNGVTDFEKAKDYFAHGADMVSLARRSDEKTLSGISQALAQFTREHGWYNSPKQLCRGGDIRSLAFCCMPVKPCPLLPALEKLKISPQEFVAMKMEGVKDTILEAGTSTCFGSLAYCCKDTTPCMFRDSTLKQSGIKRSIYMQQKRDLARKIMNKIFS
- the cfbA gene encoding sirohydrochlorin nickelochelatase, whose protein sequence is MGKVGILLVGHGSRKEYNKNLLTKTASLIAERHPNYIVKCGFMEFNEPSIPDSLELFRSEDIDSIAVVPLFLARGVHIDEDIPEILKLKDGEKKGTFKLQSREIPLVYADPIGPNPLLADLMAENASQALSIL
- the cfbE gene encoding coenzyme F430 synthase, which codes for MNILILDTIHGGIILGDALRDMGHDVDLVDVYRGDLTCQGSISGETALSKTYDLLIHPVHLDPAHPILRSTPCPSITHHEAVRWIIRSKPRRNFSQSHDWIEVSGARGKTTTATALASIMQGNGILHSSRGTYRYPSEEYITRMSITPASLIPVSDLLIENDWCIAEISLGFTGISGLAILTSDEDYQVAAGKLSARTLKHLSALSCKKVLVAPDVSFVHDSVINAGDLTRVCGTTCMYSFNGIEGSYENLLLTLEGYRVPLQLATAAALILGYNPDKLENFASLPGRMKIEKSDGRMIIDNASTGACLKTTCDAISLLRNSHDENFQYILIIGQEARAVCENFSDEEIIGVITKEHPDQVILVAGDDRMDTSTISDACKKQSIPMTISHSIPEGIHIAKQIPSCPIVVSVKTWR
- the cfbD gene encoding Ni-sirohydrochlorin a,c-diamide reductive cyclase catalytic subunit — protein: MKYMQPRPSSIVAALYTARDLGVTVSILHGPSGCSFKHARLLEEDGMKVLTTSLSENEFVFGGQDRLIEVLKYAEKEFKPSRMAVVGTCVSLIIGEDLEAAIEMADLATETIAVDIHAGFAENIDGVIATLEPANRAGWISDEELSRQKDLLKKANEVERLRGAAMKSYIEPSRGDLKHVAAMRLMDLVREGKSGVAIMNAKKETAYMFADILLGLHDAAPDAHVIYSANLEMKGLPKVQRDAERISTELTSRGLSFTSQGALDEYGATGDHLGSWIQNIKPDFALIVGVPHAIPAHYLDGIECFSVTNGPRQVGPLKEQGHAHVMVEVDLHPRTLGVTSIVESEFGAVLRSLV
- the cfbB gene encoding Ni-sirohydrochlorin a,c-diamide synthase, encoding MKTFLISGDRSGAGKTSISVALAALLSKKYNVQCFKVGMDYIDPSYLSAVTGRHCLNLDSFVLTPEENREIFSHACSVMKTDIALIEGVRGLYEGAESLSDIGSTASIAKLLNIPVILVIDARSITRSAAALLKGFTAFDPEITIAGVILNNVRGESHIRKATEAIEHYCEVPVIGAIPRLDNPPLKMRHLGLVPFLEGSPDREFLTQINEMIESVGKQININALLELADERENPPYTGTIFVHPERKDIKIGVALDGAFNFYYGDIFAILESSGAEIVPFSPIHDSFPDVDGIIIGGGYPEYFGKDLEKNINMREGIKAASLKGMPIYGECGGLMFLCDSIRFTSDWNDLSAGDEFQMCGVFPGVSSIPSRRIVRYVIGTSSEKTPFGAHQFKGHEFHYSDVQMIGDVQYGYHLERGVGINGSLDGVFSQNTLGSYTHLHPVASRNMFADFCSLCREWKKSRL